In Sphingobacteriaceae bacterium, the following proteins share a genomic window:
- the rplK gene encoding 50S ribosomal protein L11: MAKELSAIVKLQIKGGAANPSPPIGPALGAKGVNIMEFCKQFNARTQEQAGKVLPVIINVYTDKSFDFVIKRPPVAIQILEVTKIKAGSATSNRKKVGALTWDQVRKIAEDKIVDMNCFTIESAMNMVVGTARSMGVTVSGEKPY, from the coding sequence ATGGCAAAAGAGTTATCGGCAATTGTAAAATTGCAAATCAAAGGTGGAGCTGCTAACCCCTCGCCTCCTATTGGTCCTGCATTGGGTGCCAAAGGTGTTAACATTATGGAGTTCTGTAAGCAATTTAATGCTAGAACTCAGGAACAAGCTGGTAAAGTATTACCGGTTATCATCAATGTTTACACTGATAAGTCGTTTGATTTCGTTATCAAACGTCCGCCTGTTGCAATACAAATATTAGAGGTAACTAAGATTAAAGCAGGTTCTGCAACAAGTAACCGTAAAAAAGTTGGTGCCTTAACATGGGATCAAGTACGTAAAATTGCTGAAGATAAGATTGTTGACATGAACTGTTTTACAATTGAATCCGCAATGAACATGGTTGTAGGAACAGCTCGTAGCATGGGTGTTACAGTTAGCGGTGAAAAACCGTACTAA
- a CDS encoding 50S ribosomal protein L10: MNKTEKTQVIEELVEKLNANNKIYLADCSTLTVEKVNAFRRQCFDKKVSVQVIKNTLLKKAIERANDSKLAELIPVLKGETALIFTDTSNVPAKIMKEFRKGGKKPALRGAYVEEMIFLGDEQLDALVGLKSKNELIGDVIALLQSPIQRVMGALENKGGGEDAAA, from the coding sequence ATGAATAAAACCGAAAAAACACAGGTAATAGAGGAGTTGGTGGAAAAATTAAACGCCAACAACAAGATCTATTTAGCAGATTGTTCGACTTTAACAGTTGAAAAAGTAAATGCGTTCCGTAGACAATGTTTCGATAAAAAAGTATCGGTACAAGTAATTAAGAACACATTGCTTAAAAAAGCAATTGAAAGAGCAAACGACAGTAAATTAGCTGAATTAATCCCGGTATTAAAAGGCGAAACTGCTTTAATTTTTACAGATACATCCAATGTACCTGCGAAAATTATGAAAGAATTCCGTAAAGGTGGTAAAAAACCAGCTTTAAGAGGAGCTTACGTTGAAGAAATGATTTTCTTAGGCGATGAGCAACTGGATGCCTTAGTAGGATTAAAATCTAAAAACGAATTAATTGGCGACGTGATTGCATTGTTACAATCTCCAATTCAACGCGTTATGGGTGCTTTGGAAAACAAAGGTGGTGGCGAAGACGCTGCAGCATAA
- a CDS encoding short-chain dehydrogenase, translating into MNLDLHNKRAIVCGSTQGIGKAVALELALMGANVTLIARNETSLKQAKSELANSGNQLHSYLCVDFNNPEQLKELVSNFIQRTGPVNILVNNTGGPPAGPITNAKPEEFLSAFNNHLICNHVLVQACVEGMKNSGYGRIVNVISTSVKQALPNLGVSNTIRAAVGNWAKTLANELGKFGITVNNVLPGATATQRLSTIIENKALKTNVNNDEVKKEMLHEIPLGRFAEASEVANAIAFLVSPAAAYINGINLPVDGGRTSSL; encoded by the coding sequence ATGAATTTAGATTTACACAATAAACGCGCAATTGTTTGCGGTAGTACACAAGGAATAGGAAAAGCAGTTGCTTTGGAACTGGCTCTGATGGGCGCAAACGTTACACTTATAGCAAGAAACGAAACAAGTCTAAAACAAGCGAAAAGCGAACTTGCAAATAGCGGTAATCAATTACACTCGTATCTGTGTGTGGATTTTAATAATCCGGAACAACTAAAAGAACTTGTATCAAATTTCATTCAACGTACGGGTCCGGTTAATATTTTGGTTAATAACACAGGTGGCCCCCCCGCAGGTCCGATTACGAACGCAAAACCCGAAGAATTTCTTTCTGCTTTTAATAATCACCTGATTTGTAATCACGTTCTAGTACAAGCTTGCGTGGAAGGAATGAAAAACAGTGGTTACGGAAGAATCGTGAATGTCATTTCCACTTCGGTAAAACAAGCCCTTCCCAATCTCGGAGTAAGTAACACTATTCGTGCGGCAGTTGGTAACTGGGCAAAAACACTGGCAAACGAGCTCGGCAAATTTGGAATTACGGTAAACAATGTGTTGCCAGGAGCAACAGCAACACAACGCTTATCTACCATTATTGAAAATAAAGCCTTGAAAACAAACGTAAACAACGACGAAGTAAAGAAGGAAATGTTGCACGAAATTCCGTTAGGTAGATTTGCGGAAGCATCGGAAGTTGCAAATGCGATCGCTTTTCTGGTTTCGCCAGCAGCAGCTTATATTAATGGAATTAACCTTCCCGTAGATGGCGGGCGTACATCCTCCTTGTAG
- a CDS encoding adenylosuccinate lyase, with protein MELNALTAISPVDGRYRKTTEALDIYFSEYGLIKYRVLVEIEYFIALSQAGLPQLPEMNASQKESLRNIYKNFTLENALKVKDTEKTTNHDVKAVEYFIKEKLEELNLSTYTEFVHFGLTSQDINNTSIPLSLKEASENVLVPAIKGIIEKITSFSRDWKDVTLLARTHGQPASPTKLGKEFYVFVERLNNQLDQLTKIPFSAKFGGATGNFNAHQVAYPTNNWIAFGNDFVNKTLGLSRSQFTTQIEHYDNIGAYFDALKRINTILIDFSRDVWTYVSMDYFKQKLKAGEVGSSAMPHKVNPIDFENAEGNLGIANALLEHLSVKLPVSRLQRDLTDSTVLRNIGVPLAHSLISYSSILKGLNKLILNEGALKEDLENNWAVVAEAIQTILRREGYPKPYEALKDLTRTNTHITQESMHEFIGGLNVSDAIKKELKAITPHNYTGTNPNF; from the coding sequence ATGGAATTAAATGCATTAACCGCAATTTCACCTGTTGACGGTCGTTATAGAAAAACTACAGAAGCTCTTGATATTTATTTTTCAGAGTACGGATTAATCAAATACCGTGTGTTGGTAGAAATTGAATATTTTATTGCTTTATCTCAGGCCGGCTTACCTCAATTACCAGAGATGAATGCTTCACAAAAAGAATCTTTAAGAAACATTTATAAAAATTTCACGCTTGAAAACGCCTTGAAAGTCAAGGACACCGAAAAAACAACTAACCATGATGTTAAAGCGGTAGAATACTTTATCAAAGAAAAGCTCGAAGAACTTAATTTATCCACCTATACAGAATTTGTACATTTTGGTTTAACCTCGCAGGACATCAATAACACCAGTATCCCTCTTTCATTAAAAGAGGCTTCTGAAAACGTTCTGGTACCTGCTATTAAGGGCATTATCGAAAAAATTACGAGTTTTAGCCGTGATTGGAAAGACGTCACTTTGTTGGCCCGAACTCACGGGCAGCCTGCCTCTCCAACCAAGCTTGGAAAAGAGTTTTACGTATTTGTGGAGCGCTTGAACAATCAACTCGACCAACTTACAAAAATTCCTTTTTCCGCTAAATTTGGTGGCGCTACCGGAAATTTTAACGCCCACCAGGTAGCTTATCCTACAAACAACTGGATAGCATTTGGAAATGATTTTGTAAATAAAACTTTGGGATTAAGCCGTTCACAATTCACCACACAAATTGAACACTACGATAACATTGGTGCTTATTTTGATGCTTTAAAACGTATAAATACAATACTTATCGATTTTTCTCGTGATGTATGGACTTATGTGAGCATGGATTATTTTAAGCAGAAATTAAAAGCCGGAGAAGTTGGTTCATCTGCTATGCCTCACAAGGTAAATCCTATCGATTTTGAAAATGCGGAAGGAAATTTAGGAATTGCAAATGCCTTATTGGAACACCTTTCTGTAAAACTTCCGGTATCTCGCCTGCAAAGAGACTTAACAGATAGTACAGTACTTCGTAACATTGGTGTGCCACTTGCCCACTCTCTTATTTCCTACTCCAGTATTCTAAAAGGATTAAATAAATTAATTCTTAACGAAGGGGCGCTTAAAGAAGACCTTGAAAACAACTGGGCGGTGGTTGCTGAAGCCATTCAAACCATTTTACGAAGAGAAGGCTATCCTAAGCCTTATGAAGCTTTAAAAGACCTTACGCGCACCAATACTCACATTACACAAGAATCCATGCATGAATTTATTGGCGGATTAAATGTTTCTGATGCAATAAAAAAAGAATTAAAAGCAATCACTCCTCATAATTACACAGGTACCAATCCTAATTTTTAA
- a CDS encoding 50S ribosomal protein L7/L12: MADIKSLADTLVSLTVKEVQELAKVLKDEHGIEPAAVVAAAGPGAGGGEAAAAKTSFDVILLEAGGAKLGVVKVVKDLTGLGLKEAKDLVDGAPKAIKEGVGKEEAEAIKKALEEAGAKAEVK; encoded by the coding sequence ATGGCAGATATTAAATCATTAGCTGACACATTAGTTAGCTTAACAGTAAAAGAAGTACAAGAATTAGCTAAAGTATTAAAAGACGAACATGGTATCGAACCAGCTGCTGTAGTTGCTGCTGCAGGTCCAGGTGCTGGTGGTGGAGAAGCTGCTGCTGCTAAAACTTCTTTTGACGTTATCTTGTTAGAAGCTGGTGGAGCTAAATTAGGAGTAGTAAAAGTTGTAAAAGACTTAACAGGTTTAGGCTTAAAAGAAGCTAAAGATCTAGTTGACGGTGCTCCAAAAGCAATTAAAGAAGGAGTTGGTAAAGAAGAAGCTGAAGCAATTAAGAAAGCTTTAGAAGAAGCTGGTGCTAAAGCAGAAGTTAAATAA
- the secE gene encoding preprotein translocase subunit SecE, whose translation MSRIGTYFSETKNELVNKVSWPTWPELQSSAIVVMVSSIIIALVVFGMDKVFQILMDQAYDIIK comes from the coding sequence ATGAGCAGAATAGGAACTTATTTTTCAGAGACTAAAAACGAATTAGTAAATAAGGTAAGCTGGCCAACCTGGCCTGAGTTACAAAGCAGCGCAATAGTAGTAATGGTTTCATCTATAATTATTGCTTTGGTTGTATTCGGAATGGACAAGGTTTTTCAGATATTAATGGACCAAGCATACGACATTATTAAATAA
- a CDS encoding 50S ribosomal protein L1: MATLTKKRKAANAKFDASKSYSVAEASKIIKDISSTKFDASVDLAIRLGVDPRKANQMVRGTVTLPHGTGKTMRVLAIVTPDKEAEARAAGADFVGLDEYIEKIKGGWTDVDVIITMPSVMGKVGALGRVLGPRGLMPNPKTGTVTMDIGKAVTDSKGGKIDFKVDKAGIIHAGVGKVSFDAAKLSENANELLQTILKLKPSSAKGTYVRSITLSSTMSPGVTVDPKLFS, translated from the coding sequence ATGGCAACGTTGACTAAAAAAAGAAAGGCTGCTAACGCGAAATTCGACGCTAGTAAGTCTTACTCCGTGGCTGAAGCATCTAAAATTATTAAAGACATTTCGTCTACAAAATTTGATGCATCAGTGGATCTTGCGATCCGTTTAGGAGTTGACCCTCGTAAAGCTAATCAAATGGTACGTGGAACTGTTACTTTACCTCACGGTACAGGTAAGACCATGCGTGTTTTGGCTATTGTAACTCCTGATAAGGAAGCAGAAGCAAGAGCAGCTGGCGCGGATTTCGTTGGATTAGATGAATACATTGAAAAAATCAAAGGTGGATGGACAGATGTAGATGTTATCATCACAATGCCTTCTGTAATGGGTAAAGTTGGAGCTTTAGGACGTGTATTAGGCCCTCGTGGTTTAATGCCAAACCCTAAAACAGGAACTGTAACTATGGACATTGGCAAAGCGGTAACAGATTCAAAAGGTGGTAAAATTGATTTTAAAGTAGACAAAGCAGGAATTATTCACGCAGGTGTTGGTAAAGTATCTTTTGATGCTGCTAAATTATCTGAGAACGCGAATGAATTGCTTCAAACAATTTTAAAGTTAAAACCTTCAAGCGCTAAAGGTACTTATGTAAGATCAATTACCTTGAGTAGCACTATGAGTCCAGGTGTAACTGTAGATCCAAAATTATTCTCTTAA
- a CDS encoding NADPH-dependent FMN reductase: MKKIVVVSCTNRPNSNTLKVSKIYENILKTFHANVSVLDFTMLPENLAFGETFGKRSDQYARLIDEYVSTVSKFIFIIPEYNGSFPGILKTFLDSMHPKEWANKDACLVGIADGRAGNLRGMEHLTGILQYLKMHVYHDKLPISIVNKMMDADGNFSEGQMKVCMAQVEGFLQF, from the coding sequence ATGAAGAAGATCGTCGTTGTAAGCTGCACCAATCGCCCAAATAGTAACACCTTAAAGGTTAGTAAGATATATGAAAATATCTTAAAGACATTCCATGCGAATGTGAGCGTTCTTGACTTTACAATGCTTCCCGAAAATCTTGCTTTTGGCGAAACATTTGGTAAGAGAAGCGACCAATACGCCAGGCTGATCGACGAATATGTAAGCACTGTTTCCAAGTTTATTTTTATAATACCTGAATACAATGGCAGTTTCCCTGGAATTTTAAAAACTTTTCTCGACAGTATGCATCCGAAGGAATGGGCAAATAAAGATGCCTGCTTGGTTGGTATTGCCGATGGAAGAGCCGGAAATCTTAGAGGGATGGAGCATTTAACTGGAATTCTTCAATACCTGAAAATGCATGTTTACCACGATAAACTTCCTATCTCAATAGTGAATAAGATGATGGATGCAGATGGAAATTTTTCTGAAGGGCAGATGAAGGTCTGTATGGCACAGGTGGAGGGCTTTCTGCAGTTTTAA
- the tuf gene encoding elongation factor Tu, whose translation MAKEKFDRSKPHVNIGTIGHVDHGKTTLTAAITTVLASKGLAEVRDFSSIDNAPEEKERGITINTSHVEYATANRHYAHVDCPGHADYVKNMVTGAAQMDGAILVVASTDGPMPQTREHILLARQVGVPRLVVFMNKVDMVEDAELLDLVEMEIRELLTFYKFDGDNTPVIRGSALGGLNNDPKWVDKIMELMDAVDTYIPIPPREKDKPFLMPVEDVFTITGRGTVATGRIETGVINSADPVEIIGMGAEKLNSTVTGVEMFRKILDYGEAGDNVGLLLRGVEKKDIKRGMVIIKPGTVKPHAKFKAEVYILKKEEGGRHTPFQNKYRPQFYFRTTDVTGEIELEAGREMVLPGDNVTITVNLINPIAMDKGLRFAIREGGRTVGAGQVTEILD comes from the coding sequence ATGGCAAAAGAAAAATTCGACCGTTCCAAACCTCACGTAAACATTGGAACTATTGGTCACGTAGATCACGGGAAAACTACTTTAACAGCTGCTATTACAACTGTATTGGCTTCTAAAGGACTTGCAGAAGTTCGTGATTTCTCTTCAATTGACAATGCTCCTGAAGAAAAAGAACGTGGTATCACCATTAATACATCACACGTTGAATACGCAACTGCTAACCGTCACTACGCTCACGTTGACTGTCCAGGTCACGCTGATTACGTAAAAAACATGGTTACTGGTGCTGCTCAAATGGACGGTGCTATCTTAGTAGTAGCTTCTACGGATGGACCTATGCCACAAACACGTGAGCATATCCTTTTGGCTCGTCAGGTTGGTGTACCTAGACTTGTTGTATTTATGAACAAAGTTGACATGGTTGAAGATGCTGAGTTATTAGACTTAGTTGAAATGGAAATCCGTGAATTATTAACTTTCTACAAATTTGATGGTGACAACACTCCGGTTATTCGTGGATCTGCTTTAGGTGGATTAAATAACGATCCGAAATGGGTTGACAAAATCATGGAATTAATGGATGCAGTTGATACCTACATTCCAATTCCTCCACGTGAAAAAGATAAGCCATTTTTGATGCCGGTTGAAGACGTTTTCACAATTACTGGTCGTGGAACTGTTGCTACAGGTCGTATCGAAACAGGAGTGATCAACTCTGCTGATCCAGTTGAGATCATTGGTATGGGAGCTGAAAAATTAAACTCTACTGTAACAGGTGTTGAGATGTTCCGTAAAATTTTAGATTACGGTGAAGCTGGAGATAACGTAGGTTTATTATTACGTGGTGTTGAGAAAAAAGACATCAAACGTGGTATGGTTATCATTAAACCAGGAACTGTAAAACCACATGCTAAATTCAAAGCAGAGGTTTACATTTTGAAAAAAGAAGAAGGTGGACGTCACACTCCATTCCAAAATAAATACCGTCCACAGTTCTATTTCCGTACAACTGACGTAACTGGAGAAATCGAGTTAGAAGCAGGTCGTGAAATGGTACTTCCTGGAGATAACGTAACAATTACTGTTAATTTGATTAACCCAATTGCTATGGATAAAGGTTTACGTTTCGCGATCCGCGAAGGTGGCCGTACTGTAGGAGCTGGTCAGGTAACTGAAATTTTAGACTAA
- a CDS encoding RecX family transcriptional regulator translates to MEHKVTKIKLSPELAQQKIMSWCAYQERSQHETRQKLYEYGLHSEDVEAIISNMITENFLNEERFAIAFAGGKFRIKHWGKVKIKIELKKHKVSDYCINKALKSIDPLEYEEIIKKVIAKKTRLTTSSNAQKIYYSVLNYLVSRGFESDLVRENLSKLHDEKS, encoded by the coding sequence ATGGAGCACAAAGTAACTAAAATAAAGCTTTCACCCGAGCTGGCGCAGCAAAAAATAATGAGTTGGTGTGCCTACCAGGAAAGATCACAGCATGAAACCAGGCAAAAACTTTATGAATATGGTTTGCATTCAGAGGATGTTGAGGCAATCATATCAAACATGATCACTGAGAATTTTTTAAATGAAGAGCGCTTTGCCATTGCTTTTGCAGGCGGAAAATTCCGAATTAAACACTGGGGAAAGGTAAAAATAAAAATTGAACTTAAAAAACATAAAGTGTCCGACTATTGCATCAACAAGGCGCTTAAGAGTATTGACCCTTTAGAATATGAAGAAATTATAAAGAAAGTAATAGCAAAAAAAACGCGCCTTACAACATCTTCAAACGCGCAAAAAATATATTACTCTGTATTAAATTATTTAGTATCAAGGGGCTTTGAAAGCGACCTTGTAAGAGAAAATTTAAGTAAATTGCACGACGAAAAATCGTAA
- a CDS encoding ABC transporter ATPase: MNRVWTYIISKPLSQEQLENLVSEGKKFVTSWTAHENKLSADFKIFKNRIIVVTVDEDVANASGCSIDKLTRFIKETEANLGIELLNRFYIAYKNGENLEVVHSGKVKELLEEGLITENTVVYNTAVANENEFLKWEQALRDTWLSKYLTKV, from the coding sequence ATGAACAGAGTCTGGACATACATCATTAGCAAGCCTTTAAGTCAGGAACAATTAGAGAACCTGGTTAGCGAAGGAAAAAAATTTGTGACCAGCTGGACTGCACATGAAAATAAATTAAGCGCTGATTTTAAAATTTTTAAAAACAGAATAATCGTTGTAACAGTTGATGAGGATGTTGCCAATGCCAGTGGTTGCAGTATTGACAAGCTTACCCGTTTTATAAAAGAAACCGAGGCGAACTTAGGAATTGAACTCCTGAATCGTTTTTACATCGCTTATAAAAACGGGGAAAATTTAGAAGTGGTTCATTCAGGCAAAGTGAAAGAGTTGTTAGAAGAAGGTCTTATTACCGAAAATACAGTGGTTTACAACACAGCAGTTGCTAACGAAAATGAGTTTTTAAAATGGGAACAAGCTTTGCGAGATACCTGGTTAAGTAAATATCTGACCAAAGTTTAA
- a CDS encoding YfcE family phosphodiesterase has protein sequence MKKILLISDTHSYLDKSLLKHIEAADEVWHAGDIGTMELCKEIEKLKPFRAVFGNIDANDIRITYPENLIFDCEGVKVLMTHIGGYPGKYPARIKELIIKNRPNLFICGHSHILKVMYDKQYDLLHINPGACGVHGFHAVKTVVRFEIENTDIKNLAIIELGSRTSLPS, from the coding sequence TTGAAAAAAATTCTTCTGATATCCGATACCCATAGTTACCTGGACAAATCTCTATTAAAACACATTGAGGCTGCTGACGAAGTCTGGCACGCGGGTGATATAGGTACTATGGAGCTTTGTAAAGAAATTGAAAAATTAAAACCTTTCAGAGCTGTTTTTGGAAACATAGACGCTAACGACATCCGCATTACTTATCCTGAAAATTTAATTTTTGATTGCGAAGGCGTCAAAGTACTTATGACGCATATTGGGGGTTATCCGGGCAAATATCCTGCAAGAATTAAGGAACTGATAATAAAAAACAGGCCTAATTTATTTATATGCGGCCACTCCCACATCCTAAAAGTAATGTATGATAAGCAGTATGACCTGCTTCACATAAATCCCGGGGCATGCGGTGTGCATGGCTTTCATGCAGTAAAGACGGTTGTAAGATTTGAAATAGAGAACACCGACATAAAAAACCTGGCAATAATTGAATTAGGAAGCAGAACATCCTTACCTTCGTAA
- a CDS encoding chromosome partitioning protein ParA produces the protein MGKIIAIANQKGGVGKTTTAINLAASLAVLEYKTLLVDADPQSNATSGVGIDPSNVKAGLYECIIDSIHPKDVILKTETPNLFLLPTNADLVGVELELVNLTNREYMMKKALDKIKDKYDFIIVDCCPSLGLTVINSLSAADSVIIPVQCEYFALEGMGKLLQTIKIVQSHLNTSLDIEGVLLTMYDGRLRLANQVVEEVKTHFQDMVFDTLIQRNTKLAEAPSFGKTIIMHDAAGKASNSYLNLARELLQRNGLTKISDSNRTISIQEQTELSEDI, from the coding sequence ATGGGAAAAATAATAGCGATAGCGAATCAAAAAGGCGGAGTTGGAAAAACCACAACAGCCATTAACCTGGCAGCCAGCCTGGCTGTTCTCGAATACAAAACATTGTTGGTAGATGCCGATCCGCAGTCAAACGCCACGTCTGGAGTGGGAATAGATCCTTCTAATGTAAAGGCTGGTTTGTACGAATGTATTATCGACAGTATTCATCCCAAAGATGTTATTCTGAAAACGGAAACTCCGAATTTATTTTTACTTCCAACAAATGCAGATCTTGTAGGTGTTGAGCTGGAGCTGGTAAATCTTACCAACCGTGAATACATGATGAAGAAGGCGCTTGACAAAATAAAAGACAAATACGATTTTATTATTGTGGATTGCTGCCCCTCTCTTGGGCTAACCGTAATCAACTCGCTATCTGCCGCTGATAGTGTGATTATACCTGTTCAGTGCGAATATTTTGCTTTAGAAGGAATGGGAAAATTATTGCAAACAATTAAGATTGTTCAATCGCATTTAAATACCAGTTTAGATATTGAGGGAGTATTGCTTACTATGTACGACGGACGTTTGCGCTTAGCCAACCAGGTTGTGGAAGAAGTAAAAACACACTTTCAGGATATGGTTTTTGATACGCTTATTCAACGAAATACAAAACTTGCAGAAGCGCCTAGCTTTGGAAAAACAATTATTATGCACGATGCTGCGGGTAAAGCTTCTAACAGTTATTTAAATCTTGCCCGTGAGTTGCTGCAACGTAACGGTTTAACTAAGATTAGTGATAGCAACAGAACTATCAGCATCCAGGAACAAACAGAATTAAGCGAAGACATCTAA
- a CDS encoding chromosome partitioning protein ParB, translating into MSKKPALGRGLSALLENAKTDITTKGIGENAPVVNSVSVIRIKNIETNPFQPRTNFEETALQELSDSIKQHGIIQPITVRKLGYDRYQLISGERRFRASQMAGLTDVPAYIRIADDQEMLEMALVENIQREDLDPIEVSLSYKRLIDECNLTQEQLSEKVGKQRSTVTNFLRLLKLPAPIQKSLRDREITMGHAKALINIDNEDRQLAIFAMALEQDFSVRQIEDLARGEKVKVTPKVTRVEKPLSVEDKEISKGLDKIFNKSYSLKRNAKGGGNLTLSFSNDQELQHIISFFGIE; encoded by the coding sequence ATGAGTAAAAAACCAGCATTAGGAAGAGGATTAAGTGCATTGTTAGAAAATGCAAAAACAGACATTACAACAAAAGGTATTGGCGAGAACGCACCCGTTGTTAATTCGGTATCTGTTATCAGAATAAAAAACATTGAAACAAACCCGTTTCAACCGCGTACTAATTTTGAAGAAACAGCTTTACAAGAGCTAAGCGACAGTATTAAGCAACATGGCATTATTCAGCCCATTACAGTAAGAAAATTAGGCTACGACCGTTACCAGCTTATTTCGGGAGAACGTCGTTTCAGAGCTTCTCAAATGGCAGGACTAACGGATGTACCAGCTTACATTCGTATTGCTGACGATCAGGAAATGTTAGAAATGGCTTTGGTTGAAAATATTCAGCGTGAAGACCTTGATCCTATTGAAGTTTCTCTTTCGTATAAGCGTTTAATTGATGAATGCAACCTAACACAAGAGCAGCTCAGCGAAAAGGTTGGAAAACAAAGAAGCACTGTAACAAACTTTTTACGTTTATTAAAACTCCCTGCTCCTATTCAAAAATCTTTGCGTGATCGCGAAATTACTATGGGCCACGCTAAAGCTCTTATCAACATTGATAATGAGGACCGCCAGTTAGCAATTTTTGCAATGGCACTTGAGCAGGATTTTTCAGTTCGTCAAATTGAAGACCTGGCCAGAGGCGAAAAAGTAAAAGTAACTCCTAAAGTTACACGTGTTGAAAAACCCTTAAGTGTAGAAGATAAAGAGATTTCGAAAGGCTTGGATAAGATTTTTAATAAGTCTTATTCTCTAAAACGTAATGCTAAGGGTGGCGGTAATCTAACGCTCAGTTTCAGTAACGACCAGGAACTACAGCACATCATTTCCTTTTTTGGGATAGAATAA
- a CDS encoding transcription termination/antitermination factor NusG translates to MADVVKTDLSQKKWYVVRAISGQEKKVKQYIEVEITRLKLNDYVSQVLIPTEKVIQIRNGKKTTKERSFYPGYVLIEAVLAGEIPHVIKNITGVIGFLGETKGGNPVPMRISEVNRILGKVDELVESEGTVSTNYVVGESVKVINGPFNGFNGVIEEVMEDKRKIKVTVKIFGRKTPVELNFGEVELE, encoded by the coding sequence ATGGCTGATGTAGTTAAAACCGACCTGTCGCAAAAAAAATGGTACGTTGTACGTGCAATTAGCGGCCAGGAAAAAAAGGTAAAACAATATATTGAAGTAGAGATTACGCGTTTAAAACTAAACGATTACGTTTCCCAGGTTTTAATTCCAACGGAAAAAGTAATTCAAATTCGTAATGGGAAAAAGACTACAAAAGAACGTTCTTTTTATCCTGGTTATGTATTGATCGAAGCTGTGTTAGCAGGAGAGATTCCTCACGTAATTAAAAACATTACGGGTGTTATTGGTTTTTTAGGTGAAACTAAAGGCGGTAATCCGGTTCCAATGCGTATTAGCGAAGTTAACCGTATTTTAGGTAAGGTTGATGAATTGGTAGAAAGTGAAGGAACTGTATCAACGAATTATGTAGTTGGAGAATCAGTTAAAGTAATTAACGGACCTTTCAATGGCTTTAACGGCGTTATCGAAGAAGTAATGGAAGACAAACGTAAAATCAAAGTAACAGTTAAGATCTTTGGACGTAAAACTCCAGTGGAGCTGAACTTTGGGGAAGTTGAATTAGAATAA